The stretch of DNA CGCGGCCTGAGTTGCGTTCAGGTCGATCAGGTATTCGCGCACGAACAGCGCTTGCTTTGCCGTTAGCTCTGACATGCCGCCATGTTTACGCGGCGATGGTTGGCGTCATGCACGCACGGCGCATCACATCGCACCACAATACCGGCAGTGCTCTTTGATTTTAGTCCGCTACCGACTGCTACTGGCTTTCAACTCTGACCCGGTAGCAGTCCAACACTCTGATTTTATTGGCTTATTCCGGTCGGCTTTGCTGCTACCGGCTCACTTTCGCCAACATTTATATTCTCATGTATGATGTATATGCTTATCTCTATCCCACTTTTCACATATGTTTACCCTATATAGCTGGTAGCTGGTAGCAGAAGAGAGAAAAGAGCAGCAAAATCAGGAACTTGCCGCTGCTACCGGCTCTGCTACCGGCTCAAAATTAGCTGGTAGCAGGGCGTAGCTGGTAGCAGCCGACGAAAAGCGACCAAAGAAAAAGCCCGCTCTCGCGGGCTCCATCTCACCAATCTGTCGTAAGCGTCTCGGCTGGCGGTGGATCATCGCCCGCCTCATGCGGCCACCACTTCGCAAATTTCGGTTCGCCGCGAACGTAGGCTTTCACCTGCGCCCCGCGCCGCCGCAGGTTCTTAACATCAGGATCAAAGCCAAGCCCGGCCAGCGCCTTCTGCAACGAGCGCCGCTGTAGGTCGCTGATCTTATGCAAGCTGCCCTCATCAAGCCCGATCAGCTTCCACGCCTCACGTACCGGCAGCTTGATCTGCCCGTCCGGAATAACGCCGTCGAGCAGATCGCCCCACGCGCCGAAATCCGTCTTCGTTGTATTGGCCGCGTTGTTCGCTTCGTAAAGCTCGCCTTCAAGGTACAGGTTTTCGTCCGGCTCAGCGGCGACCGTTTCACTCCAAAGCTGATCACGAACAGCGGACAAGCCGTCGACATCGGCCTTACCGGCCTCAACGACCCAGAACCGCCGATTGCCCGTCAGAGAGGTCAGGAACCGCTTCTCGTTCGACGTGCCGAACAGGATGAATTGCCGCTGCACTTCCGTTTCCGTCCGCGCATACGCCTTGCGCGCGCGATCCGACTGCGTTGTCACGAAGTGCTTAATCGTCTCGACCTCGCGACGGCCCGCGCCGATCATCTCAGCCATCTCGATCAGCCACTTGCCGGAAGACTGTTCGATTACCGTCTTCGCGTCCGATCCGATGCGAAGCTGATCACCAAACCAGCGCGCGTCGGGACTGAGCGCGCGGATCAGCCGGGACTTGCCGAGATTTTCCGGCCCGTTCAGCACCAGGACGTGATCGAATTTGCAGCCCGGCAGGCGCACGCGGCGAACAGCGGCGCAAAGCACCTTGCGCGCGAACGCCCTATTCAGCGGCGTTGCCTCGACACCAGCGTAAGTCTCGAGCCATCCGTCTAAACGCGGCACGCCATCCCATGCAGGAAGCGCCGCGAGATAATCCTTCACCGGATGGAACGACTGACCGCGCGCGACGCGCTCGATCACCGGGACGACGTTGGAGAACTTCGGCGTCATCTGCCGTTGTTCGAGCCATTCCACGATGCGCGATATGTCGACATCGTTGACGCCACGCGTCGACCAGTCGCCCGGCTCCTTGTCCCACGGCGGCCGACGAACGATAGAGACGCGCCCGGCGAACTCGTCATATCCGAGCACGCCTTTCATTTCCTTTTGGTTTTCGAGAAGCAGCGCCCAGTTGAACGTAGCGCCGGGCTTTATTGCGCCCTTGTCTGTCTTCACGAACGTATCGGCCCAGAACTCGCTTGCAGGGTAACTCGCGCCCGTATGGATATTCGTAACCGTCGCTTCTTCCGGCTTCTCCTGCTGCGTCTGCTTAAGCTGCTGGATGATATCTTGCGAAGACTTCCCGGCAGGAGCAGGAGGCGCGGCAGGGGTTACGGTCGACGGCCGCGCGGCAGGCTTCTCAAAGTCGCCAGGGAATTGCTCAGCGCGCCACGCCCGCCACTCGTCGACCGGCATGGCCGTTTCGCGCATGTAAGTGTCTAGCTCGACCTTGCCCCAGCCATCAGCCACCGCGTCGGCGCAATCCCAGCCTTTCGGCGGCAACTTGCCCGACTGCCAATCTGCGAACGTGTATTTTTCCATAATTAGTCCCGGCCCGAATTGCGCCGAGCCGTGCTCGGGTCGACAGCATGGCCGTCAACGGTTGGCAATGCGATTGAGGCCCATCCGCCAATCGCAACGCAAAACACATCATGTTGTGGGTCGCGGCCATTAAGGTTACTGGCAGACCGCAATATCTTGTGCTGTGAAGATTTTTTTGATGCTCTTTCGATCACAACACCCGCCCCGCTTGATGCGCTAGACGTACATCATCGTTGCGAATATCGCAACGGGCTATTGACGCGGTGTGGATCGATGTGTGAATGTTGCGGCCATCGCAACGGAGAGCACATCAAATGCGTCTGTACTTCATCGCCTGCGCTATCAGCGTGGACAATTTCGACCAGTTCGCAATCGCGCCCAGCAAGCAAACCGCGTTGGACCTTTGGGCACAGGCTTGGGATCTCGACGCGCGCGAGCGCGCAACCGCCCACGTCTTCGAGATCAAAGCCGCAAAAGTGACGAGCGAGACGCCGCGCCTTCTCGACTGGGACGGAGCCGACATCGTTCGGGTCCATGACGAAGTGGAGCATTGATCATGGACATTCTGCCCCGCACTCTCGAGCAGATGGAGCTTCGCCGCACTCGCTACGAAGTCCAGCTAGTCATCGGCGGCAATAGCCGCATCGTCGGCTACACGGCCCGCAAAACGCGGGAAGCGCTGAACGAGTACATCGCCAAGTATCGCGATGAGATTGTTAGGCACATCGGAGATCCGGACAGCGCCTATTACGGCGCAGGTCCAGGCCGCATCGACATCAACGACGACGTTTCTATTGCCTTCACCGGCCGGACCGAGCGCGACGCGCGCCGAGCAATCGACCGCGAGCTCAACTCGGAGGTCGCGGCATGATCTCGAAGCGCATCTGGAAGATGAGCCGCAAATTGAAATCTCGGCATGGGATCACCGGAAAATCTGACCATTATTACGTGACCCGCGAAGGATGGTTTCTGTTCGGTGTTATCCCGATTTACGTGCGCGATATTGATGTGGAGGTGTCGTGATGACAGTCCGCATCATCGACACCGAAACGACCGGGACCGATCCAAGCGCAGATGAGATCTGCGAGATTGCATCCGTCGACCTGAAGAAAGTCGACGGCCTGTTCTGCGTAAGGAACCCGTTGTCGACGTTCGCCGCTATCTCGAAGCCGATGCCTCCCGAGGCGTCGGCTGCTCATCACATCGTCGACAAGGATCTGATAGGCGCTCCGCCCATCGATCAGGCGCTAGTTCCGTTTACCGAGCACGACGACGCAGAGCTTGTTTTCGTCGCTCATAATGCGGACTTCG from Hyphomicrobium sp. 99 encodes:
- a CDS encoding virulence-associated E family protein, which translates into the protein MEKYTFADWQSGKLPPKGWDCADAVADGWGKVELDTYMRETAMPVDEWRAWRAEQFPGDFEKPAARPSTVTPAAPPAPAGKSSQDIIQQLKQTQQEKPEEATVTNIHTGASYPASEFWADTFVKTDKGAIKPGATFNWALLLENQKEMKGVLGYDEFAGRVSIVRRPPWDKEPGDWSTRGVNDVDISRIVEWLEQRQMTPKFSNVVPVIERVARGQSFHPVKDYLAALPAWDGVPRLDGWLETYAGVEATPLNRAFARKVLCAAVRRVRLPGCKFDHVLVLNGPENLGKSRLIRALSPDARWFGDQLRIGSDAKTVIEQSSGKWLIEMAEMIGAGRREVETIKHFVTTQSDRARKAYARTETEVQRQFILFGTSNEKRFLTSLTGNRRFWVVEAGKADVDGLSAVRDQLWSETVAAEPDENLYLEGELYEANNAANTTKTDFGAWGDLLDGVIPDGQIKLPVREAWKLIGLDEGSLHKISDLQRRSLQKALAGLGFDPDVKNLRRRGAQVKAYVRGEPKFAKWWPHEAGDDPPPAETLTTDW